The Telopea speciosissima isolate NSW1024214 ecotype Mountain lineage chromosome 11, Tspe_v1, whole genome shotgun sequence genome includes the window TGAAGAAGATTCGTCTGTGTTCAGTTTTGCTCGTCTTCATGCTTCTTCTCATGGCCACCGGTTCTTATCTTGACCTATCTAGTTACATTAGACCAAAATTAGTTCAGCTTGATAACCCACCATCTGATTCTGATCATATGGTGATTATGTGTATGGCACCAAAGCTGACACCACTTTCCGTGGAATGAAAGCATAGGATAGCCTATTACCATTTCATCATTGATCAGAAGGTGCATGGTTTTTTggtatttgatattggaaaccATTTTTCCACTTCAAGATTCCATTTTTATGGTTTTTGATGAGTTTTGTGTCCATCAAAGTTGACTCTTTGGTCTAAAAAGAACCACGGCCCATGTAATCTGGTACATACCTAATATGGGGAAGTTAGAAAtcaaatttttatcctctcaacaggtgcacctttaaagtgcatcggaCGGTGTACCTCACTTGTGCATTGGATTTTTAAAGATGCACAAGTGAGGTGTACCGTctgatgcactttaaaggtgtaCTGGGTGGTACATCACacttgaaaagataaaaattcttaGAAGTCTAACTTCCTCACTACTTTTattggagaaaagttctttgtgggggagtgtaccaTGTCTAGACACAGTGGACGGTTGAAATGACCTCCACACCCCctatgaaaggtgaaaatctcaCCCCTAATGTGCTTTTATATGTGTGTGGCCCTGCGTTAGCTTCCCCTTATGTTTGAAAGGGTAAAGGCTGGGCACGCAAACGTTATGCTGAACATTGTGTTtgctctctcctccctcctagGAAAATCCCCCTACCCTCTAGGAAAGCTAGCGGGGTGCCCAACTTCAGCCCTATTTGATATTTACTTTTGTTCTCGATCTGTAATTAACAGTAATTAAGTCATTGGTTTCATAGTTTAATAATGATGGTTTGTTAAACTTGATAGAAAAGATGGGGCCGAAGGTGGCTGAAGCAAGAACCTGTGAGTCACAGAGTAATCACTACAAGGGATCATGCTTCCGCCATAGCAACTGTGGTCATATCTGCAGGAGTGAGGGATTTGAAGGAGGTGTCTGCAAAGGATTTCGCCGTCGTTGCTTCTGTATCAAAGCTTGTTAAGGCATGAAATTAAAGAGAGTGCAAATAAATATCTTGGAGGTTCAGAACTGAAGATTTTATTTGTGGTGGATCGCTAATTGTTCCCTCATTGTCTTCTGCTCTTCCTTCATGTGGTGTGTCCTGTTGTTATTGAAGTATTCAACCTAGCTTGTTTCCTCTGTTCTTGGTTAGAGTAGTAACTTCACGTTTGTAGTGTTCCATTGTCGTCATAGCTAATATGTTTTAAAAACCTTATTTCTTCTTCGTCTTAATTTGTAGTGTTCCCTCTTTCCATTGTCCTtcgtttttttttgtcaaaaaaaaaaggaaagagaacgccaccagTCGCTTATGGGGGCAAACGGAATGATTGTCATATCCcttggaaagatggaaatgaccaggggtgcGGCAGTCATTGCATGCACCCTGTGTTTGGACGCAGGGCGGCATGCTACGTGACCGGATGGCATTCTttttcccccccaaaaaaaaaaccttctctctctctctctctcacacacacacacacacacaaacacaagaaagaaaaagaatgctaattgGTCACATGTGGCTTAGTCCCATATACATGGATTTTCATGCTGCAGAGTGCAGTGCACCGCATTTGGGAATCCAACCGTAAGAACATGGGCAATGACGTCTTTTTATGCTCTCAAGTTGGGTAGACAGTTGGATTcccaagtgtggtgcactgagcaatgcaccgcacttgagaggataaatttctcaCATACACAGGAGTGCAAAAGTACCATTTTgccccctaaaataaaaaattgcatctatgttgatgctttTCCGCATGTTCTTATATATTGACCCCAACGCTGGTGCAGATATTACAAGACCAGACAACAATATCTTGCCTTAGTAAAGCATCTCTTAGTGAGGATTCATTTATTTTTGCCATGTGAATGAGTAATATGACAACTCTAGTAATTGGATATATAGGTCTGGTGTGAATTGAGTAAAGGCCAAATTTTCCAAATTTAATTCAATTTAACACACTCGCAGATATTGGCATACATCTCCATACTTTAATTTTCCATCCATTCCAACCgttaaatttaaaaattattgTGAATTCTTCTATAGTTT containing:
- the LOC122644668 gene encoding defensin Ec-AMP-D1-like; the protein is MELKKIRLCSVLLVFMLLLMATEKMGPKVAEARTCESQSNHYKGSCFRHSNCGHICRSEGFEGGVCKGFRRRCFCIKAC